A region from the Deinococcus sp. KSM4-11 genome encodes:
- a CDS encoding PEGA domain-containing protein, producing MTRFRWIWGVAALTAALVACVPAPLRAQTGALLRVEAQLSDTAISTVTGETLYRPPGPGALLVTTDRPAYVSSLVLTSGQPVQVVSVGAVAAGTAVPVRLPPSSGFTQVYTVASLQPLDVSTAQGARSLDEAGRDVQVAAQNLPAGAYTVATTTYTVGRFGTLRVVASEPGAEVRVEGHLAGYAPLTIPDVPVGSVAVTVTAPGLSSRSQRVNVPENGVAEVRAVLVPITGTLSVASDIPAQVLIDGSSAGQVPGRGKPLRVALRPGTVGVNVLPLDRALKPQNLLVRITATQVTTIRCALDAGVYGCRTP from the coding sequence ATGACGCGGTTCAGGTGGATCTGGGGAGTGGCGGCCTTGACCGCCGCGCTCGTGGCGTGCGTTCCCGCACCGCTGCGCGCGCAGACGGGCGCCCTGCTGCGGGTTGAGGCGCAGCTGTCCGACACGGCGATCAGCACAGTCACCGGCGAGACACTGTACCGCCCCCCGGGGCCGGGAGCACTGCTGGTCACGACAGACCGCCCGGCATATGTGTCCTCGCTGGTGCTCACGTCCGGGCAGCCGGTGCAGGTGGTCTCGGTGGGGGCGGTGGCGGCCGGAACGGCGGTGCCGGTGCGCCTGCCTCCCAGTTCTGGTTTCACACAGGTGTACACGGTCGCGAGCCTGCAACCGCTGGACGTGTCGACCGCGCAGGGCGCCCGTTCGCTGGACGAGGCGGGACGGGACGTGCAGGTCGCGGCGCAGAACCTTCCAGCCGGGGCGTATACGGTCGCGACGACCACGTACACGGTGGGCCGCTTCGGCACGCTGCGGGTCGTGGCGTCCGAGCCGGGCGCGGAGGTGCGCGTGGAGGGGCACCTGGCGGGCTACGCGCCCCTGACCATTCCAGACGTGCCGGTCGGCAGTGTGGCGGTCACGGTCACGGCCCCCGGTCTGTCCAGCCGGTCTCAGCGGGTGAACGTCCCGGAGAATGGCGTGGCCGAGGTGCGCGCGGTGCTCGTGCCGATCACGGGCACGCTGAGCGTCGCGTCGGACATCCCCGCGCAGGTCTTGATCGACGGGAGTTCGGCCGGACAGGTGCCGGGCAGGGGCAAACCGCTGCGCGTGGCCCTCCGGCCGGGCACGGTGGGCGTGAATGTTCTGCCGCTCGACAGGGCGCTGAAACCGCAGAACCTGCTGGTGAGGATCACGGCCACCCAGGTCACGACCATCCGCTGCGCGCTGGACGCCGGAGTCTACGGGTGCCGGACACCCTGA
- a CDS encoding PQQ-binding-like beta-propeller repeat protein: protein MRIPPRALLLLLLTPAFSPATAAQGTAPAVPASPVYTAPKIDLFKELRVISGVSITNSGDLFFIGSDARVHRTDASGTEKWFYPLGDLGRAYPVITPQGGVIAAAYDDTVYALDAAGKLQWKLKLDGDVFATPALRTDGSVIVATAGGSVTAIGPDGKALWTFKVGAPVFSSPAIAQDGTIYFGAQNNRLYALTPDGKTKWTYTAGSLVFSSPALDDAGNIYFGSSDRRIHSLAPDGTSRWSVLTGLFVNASPIVTSSGLIVVGSYDGKVYALNAEGETVWTYIAGQPVAASAVELVGGTVIVPDLGGTVHAIGPQGQALWTIPTGKKIDLSLSVSDQGNLYFVTQGGALNVIGRQRPLAVGPWTTFHARSDAWGRALTAQDTQALTLARQAAATAPLAQLKPFAPPVATTPKPGSPTATTPPKPAPPTTTTPAPPTATTPPKPTTPPVAVQPPKPATPPAPVLTPAQLAARAVTQAQVQDQQVFLPLADAAGALRLPIRTLTVRTATLDLNAERVPVNIRLFGGQPYVSLAELAGLPNVATTLVTTPTPAITLTRAGQVTTFALNVPKLVPLTHGKEYPDVLPR from the coding sequence ATGAGGATTCCCCCCCGCGCCCTGCTCCTGCTCCTGCTGACCCCGGCCTTCTCGCCCGCCACGGCGGCCCAGGGCACCGCTCCGGCCGTCCCAGCCTCGCCGGTCTACACGGCTCCCAAGATCGACCTCTTCAAGGAATTGCGCGTCATCTCCGGCGTGAGCATCACGAACAGCGGCGACCTGTTCTTCATTGGTTCGGACGCCAGGGTGCACCGCACGGACGCCAGCGGCACCGAGAAGTGGTTCTACCCGCTCGGTGACCTGGGCCGGGCCTACCCGGTCATCACCCCCCAGGGCGGCGTGATCGCCGCCGCCTACGACGACACCGTGTACGCCCTGGACGCCGCCGGGAAGCTCCAGTGGAAGCTCAAGCTGGACGGCGACGTGTTCGCCACGCCCGCCCTGCGCACGGACGGCAGCGTGATCGTCGCCACGGCCGGTGGCAGCGTGACCGCCATCGGGCCTGACGGCAAGGCGCTGTGGACCTTCAAGGTGGGCGCGCCCGTGTTCAGTTCCCCGGCCATCGCGCAGGACGGCACCATCTATTTCGGCGCACAGAACAACCGCCTGTACGCCCTGACGCCAGACGGCAAGACGAAGTGGACGTACACGGCCGGGTCGCTGGTGTTCAGCTCCCCCGCCCTGGACGATGCGGGCAACATCTACTTCGGCTCCAGCGACCGCCGCATCCACTCGCTGGCGCCGGACGGCACCTCCCGCTGGAGCGTCCTGACCGGCCTGTTCGTGAACGCCAGCCCGATCGTGACCAGCAGCGGCCTGATCGTGGTCGGCAGTTACGACGGCAAGGTGTACGCCCTGAATGCCGAAGGCGAGACCGTCTGGACGTACATAGCCGGGCAGCCCGTCGCGGCGTCCGCCGTGGAACTCGTGGGCGGCACCGTGATCGTGCCGGATCTGGGCGGCACCGTCCACGCCATCGGCCCGCAGGGGCAGGCCCTGTGGACGATTCCCACCGGCAAGAAGATCGATCTGTCCCTCAGCGTCAGCGACCAGGGCAACCTGTACTTCGTCACGCAGGGGGGCGCGCTGAACGTGATCGGGCGGCAGCGGCCGCTGGCCGTCGGCCCGTGGACGACCTTCCACGCGCGCTCTGACGCCTGGGGCCGCGCCCTGACGGCCCAGGACACCCAGGCGCTGACCCTGGCGCGTCAGGCCGCCGCCACAGCCCCCCTGGCGCAGCTCAAGCCCTTCGCTCCACCGGTCGCCACCACCCCGAAACCCGGCAGCCCCACGGCCACGACGCCCCCGAAACCCGCTCCTCCGACCACCACGACGCCGGCGCCGCCCACGGCCACCACACCGCCTAAACCCACCACGCCGCCGGTCGCCGTCCAGCCACCCAAACCGGCCACGCCGCCCGCGCCGGTGCTCACGCCCGCACAACTAGCCGCGCGGGCCGTCACCCAGGCACAGGTGCAGGATCAACAGGTGTTCCTGCCGCTCGCGGACGCCGCCGGCGCGCTGCGTCTGCCCATCCGCACGCTCACGGTTCGTACGGCCACGCTGGATCTGAATGCTGAGCGGGTGCCTGTGAACATCCGACTGTTCGGCGGCCAGCCGTACGTGTCGCTGGCGGAACTCGCGGGCCTGCCGAACGTGGCCACCACCCTGGTCACCACGCCGACGCCGGCCATCACCCTGACCCGCGCCGGACAGGTCACGACCTTCGCGCTGAACGTGCCGAAGCTGGTGCCCCTGACGCACGGCAAGGAGTACCCGGACGTGCTGCCCCGCTGA
- a CDS encoding NAD(P)-dependent oxidoreductase → MSTAHPVLSTSRHIVVTGATGFLGGEIVRQLLARGHRVTASGRDAARGAELFAQGAHFVPGDLTRDPLPLAGADVLIHSAALSTLWGTERAYQRHNVQVSAQLARQAWEQKLHLVFISSSSVYNGTLWRRRNLLKAPVPESLVLQGPHDSAYARSKAQAEAEVRIHHPQAIILRPRGLYGRGDPSILPPLIRALRRGRLPHLWSASEVYTDLTHVKNAAYAAVLAAEAPMPEVGAIYNVTDTQPTAVWQTIRALCERLGVPLPARRIDPALVEAMARLTRPLAALRGEGLHPAAVRLLTRPVRLDTTSIERELDYRPLLTAPEALALTLAQVGSGA, encoded by the coding sequence ATGTCCACTGCCCACCCGGTGCTGTCCACGTCACGTCACATCGTGGTGACGGGCGCGACCGGCTTCCTGGGGGGTGAGATCGTGCGGCAGTTGCTGGCCCGCGGTCACCGGGTCACCGCGAGCGGCCGTGATGCGGCGCGTGGCGCGGAACTCTTCGCCCAGGGCGCGCACTTCGTTCCAGGCGATCTGACCCGCGATCCTCTCCCTCTGGCCGGGGCCGACGTGCTGATCCACTCTGCGGCCCTGAGCACCCTGTGGGGAACAGAGCGTGCGTATCAGCGGCACAACGTGCAGGTCAGTGCCCAGCTGGCCCGTCAGGCCTGGGAGCAGAAACTCCACCTGGTGTTCATCTCCAGTTCCAGCGTCTACAACGGCACGCTGTGGCGACGCCGGAACCTGTTGAAGGCCCCGGTGCCCGAATCGCTGGTTCTTCAGGGCCCACATGACAGTGCCTACGCCCGCAGCAAGGCCCAGGCCGAGGCGGAGGTGCGGATTCACCACCCGCAGGCGATCATCCTGCGGCCGCGCGGGCTGTACGGACGGGGCGATCCCTCGATCCTGCCGCCGCTGATCCGTGCCCTCCGGCGTGGGCGCTTGCCGCACCTGTGGAGCGCTTCGGAAGTCTACACGGATCTCACCCACGTGAAGAACGCGGCCTACGCGGCGGTTCTGGCTGCGGAGGCCCCCATGCCAGAGGTCGGCGCGATCTATAACGTCACCGACACGCAGCCCACGGCCGTGTGGCAGACCATTCGCGCGCTGTGCGAGCGGCTGGGCGTTCCACTCCCGGCCCGCCGGATCGACCCCGCGCTGGTCGAGGCGATGGCGCGGCTCACGCGGCCCCTGGCGGCGCTGCGCGGTGAGGGCCTGCATCCGGCGGCCGTGCGGCTCCTGACCCGCCCGGTGCGGCTCGATACCACCTCGATCGAACGCGAGCTGGATTATCGTCCACTGTTGACCGCGCCCGAGGCCCTGGCCCTCACGCTGGCCCAGGTCGGGAGCGGGGCATGA
- a CDS encoding MBL fold metallo-hydrolase, with protein sequence MTHVILHQHVSGHCLGIAATTERGAPWRVRTYPAGWTLIEHPTAGRLLFDTGYAPRVQRAMARWPGALYGLVTPVRLRPGQDAVNQLAQRGVQADDIAEVIVSHLHADHVGGLLDFPRARLRLDRRAWQRTRAWIGVAAVRRGVLRELLPDDLEARAGWLDFRAAPEGLTDFGEVADVCGDGSVWAVPVPGHAPGMIALICRTVPDAPLTGSGEGLTVLGADTAWSGRALRAGESAPAVGRLAHWNAREEARSARTLRGWLGHHPHAALVLSHERSPQTAGPGTP encoded by the coding sequence ATGACCCACGTGATCCTCCACCAGCACGTCAGCGGCCACTGCCTGGGTATCGCCGCCACGACCGAACGCGGCGCCCCCTGGCGTGTCCGAACCTACCCGGCGGGCTGGACGTTGATCGAGCACCCCACGGCGGGTCGGCTGCTGTTCGACACCGGGTATGCGCCCCGGGTGCAGCGGGCCATGGCGCGGTGGCCCGGCGCGCTGTACGGCCTGGTGACCCCGGTGCGCCTCCGTCCAGGCCAGGACGCCGTGAATCAGCTCGCCCAGCGCGGTGTGCAGGCCGACGACATCGCCGAGGTGATCGTGTCGCACCTGCACGCGGATCACGTGGGCGGCCTGCTGGACTTCCCGCGTGCCCGGCTGCGCCTCGACCGCCGGGCGTGGCAGCGCACCCGCGCGTGGATTGGCGTGGCCGCCGTGCGCCGGGGTGTGCTGCGCGAGCTGCTGCCGGACGACCTGGAAGCGCGTGCCGGGTGGCTCGACTTCCGCGCGGCGCCCGAGGGACTGACCGACTTCGGGGAGGTGGCGGACGTCTGCGGCGACGGTTCGGTGTGGGCCGTTCCCGTTCCTGGCCACGCTCCGGGCATGATCGCCCTGATCTGCCGCACCGTTCCGGACGCCCCCCTGACCGGCAGCGGCGAGGGCCTGACGGTGCTTGGCGCCGACACCGCCTGGAGTGGGCGTGCCCTGCGGGCGGGCGAGTCTGCCCCGGCCGTGGGGCGCCTGGCCCACTGGAACGCCCGCGAGGAGGCGCGCAGTGCCCGGACGCTGCGCGGATGGCTAGGCCACCACCCACACGCGGCCCTGGTGTTGAGCCACGAGCGCTCCCCGCAGACGGCAGGGCCGGGCACACCATGA
- a CDS encoding phenylacetate--CoA ligase family protein — translation MTRQSISFTGRVLRAHRDERRRMGRPGQGRADLLERQHHLAATLLRAIWRRSPWTARRFAVAGLGVEDWAELPGVVKAEVLAHFDNLNTEGLTLADVLAHARRAETDRSFAGTLKGRGGPVTTGLSSGTSGPQGVFLASDRERALWAGVALAHTLPPGPGLLRRALTHRPLRVAFALRADSPLYRSAQSAAVQWCYLDLLRPLDDLASALGHFAPDVVIGPPGVLTALSERCPLAGVQRVISVAEVLEDDHRAKLEHRWGPVVQVYQATEGLLGLPCDQGTLHLNEDHVHFRLRHPDTGIPVGQPVPGDRVCATVTDLRRRCLPAIAWQMDDVLVIGEPCACGHPSLTLHAIAGRADDALLLHGVTVWPDFLRRALLELPGVQDFRVLQRGATLEVSLLGPVPTTPELAGHVEVALGIALRRSGVPGRVPVVLRPWKAPRPGEKLRRVRRLSPTPQETP, via the coding sequence ATGACGCGCCAGTCCATCTCCTTCACCGGCCGGGTGCTGCGCGCCCACCGGGACGAGCGCCGCCGCATGGGCCGGCCGGGTCAGGGCCGCGCCGACCTGCTGGAGCGGCAGCACCACCTCGCGGCCACCCTGCTGCGGGCCATCTGGCGCCGCAGCCCCTGGACAGCCCGGCGATTCGCTGTGGCGGGGCTGGGGGTAGAGGACTGGGCGGAGCTTCCCGGGGTCGTCAAGGCCGAGGTGCTCGCGCACTTCGATAACCTGAACACCGAGGGGCTGACCCTGGCCGACGTGCTCGCCCACGCCCGGCGTGCCGAGACCGATCGCTCCTTCGCCGGCACCCTGAAGGGCCGCGGCGGCCCCGTGACCACCGGGCTGTCCAGCGGCACCAGCGGCCCGCAGGGCGTGTTCCTGGCCAGCGACCGCGAACGGGCCCTGTGGGCCGGCGTGGCACTCGCCCACACCCTGCCGCCCGGGCCGGGACTGCTGCGCCGGGCGCTGACCCACCGGCCCCTGCGGGTGGCCTTCGCGCTGCGCGCCGACAGCCCGCTCTACCGTTCCGCCCAGAGTGCGGCGGTGCAGTGGTGCTACCTCGACCTGCTGCGCCCGCTGGACGACCTCGCCTCGGCCCTCGGACACTTCGCGCCGGACGTGGTGATCGGCCCCCCCGGCGTCCTCACGGCCCTGAGCGAACGCTGCCCGCTGGCCGGCGTGCAGCGGGTGATCTCGGTGGCCGAGGTGCTGGAGGACGACCACCGCGCGAAGCTGGAGCACCGCTGGGGGCCGGTGGTGCAGGTCTACCAGGCCACCGAGGGCCTGCTGGGTCTGCCCTGCGACCAGGGCACCCTGCACCTCAACGAGGATCACGTGCACTTCCGGCTGCGGCACCCGGACACGGGCATTCCGGTCGGCCAGCCGGTGCCCGGCGACCGGGTCTGCGCCACCGTCACGGATCTGCGGCGACGCTGCCTGCCGGCCATCGCGTGGCAGATGGACGACGTGCTGGTCATCGGGGAACCCTGCGCGTGCGGGCACCCCAGCCTGACCCTGCACGCCATCGCCGGACGCGCCGACGACGCCCTCCTGTTGCACGGCGTGACCGTGTGGCCGGACTTCCTGCGCCGGGCACTGCTCGAACTGCCGGGCGTGCAGGATTTCCGGGTGCTGCAACGCGGCGCGACGCTGGAGGTCTCGCTGCTGGGGCCAGTACCCACGACGCCGGAACTCGCGGGCCACGTCGAGGTGGCCCTGGGAATCGCCCTGCGTCGCAGCGGCGTGCCCGGCCGCGTGCCCGTGGTTCTGCGCCCCTGGAAAGCCCCCCGCCCAGGGGAGAAACTGCGGCGGGTTCGCCGCCTGAGCCCCACTCCACAGGAGACTCCATGA
- a CDS encoding 3-oxoacyl-[acyl-carrier-protein] synthase III C-terminal domain-containing protein: MMLGVRLLATAEALAHTRVPTAEVAARCGLEPAEAIRRSGVEERPWIDPALGESALTLGAEAARRCCEAAGVPLGEIDTLINASGTPMQPIPDGSALLARELGLRGIRTQSVHSTCLSFLAGLELGALLVHTGRACRVLVIASDHGSVGLNFAQPESALLIGDGAAAALLGPADHPQQGLRAHAMLTWPEGVHHTEIRAGGSLLHPSRADCAPEDMLFDMQGLEVLKLALRTVPTLLEQLGTQLGHDPLEGVDRIIPHQASAAALHAMNRLGWQPRLEVTLPHTGNLIAASLPVALHRAIESGRLRAGQRALLLGTGAGLITGGAILDL; the protein is encoded by the coding sequence ATGATGCTCGGCGTCCGCCTGCTCGCCACCGCCGAGGCGCTGGCCCACACCCGCGTTCCCACCGCCGAGGTCGCCGCGCGCTGCGGCCTGGAGCCCGCCGAGGCCATCCGCCGCAGCGGCGTGGAGGAGCGTCCCTGGATCGACCCGGCCCTCGGCGAGAGTGCGCTGACGCTGGGGGCCGAGGCCGCCCGGCGCTGCTGCGAAGCTGCAGGCGTGCCCTTAGGCGAGATCGACACGCTGATCAACGCCAGCGGCACCCCCATGCAGCCCATTCCCGACGGCAGCGCCCTGTTGGCCCGTGAACTGGGCCTGCGCGGCATCCGCACCCAGAGCGTGCACTCGACGTGCCTGTCGTTCCTGGCGGGCCTCGAACTGGGCGCGCTGCTGGTGCACACCGGCCGGGCCTGCCGGGTGCTGGTGATAGCCAGCGACCACGGTTCGGTCGGGCTGAACTTCGCCCAGCCCGAGAGCGCCCTGCTGATCGGCGACGGTGCGGCGGCCGCGCTGCTCGGCCCCGCCGACCACCCGCAGCAGGGCCTGCGGGCGCACGCGATGCTCACCTGGCCCGAGGGCGTGCACCACACTGAGATCCGCGCGGGCGGCAGCCTGCTCCACCCCTCCCGCGCCGACTGCGCGCCGGAGGACATGCTGTTCGACATGCAGGGCCTGGAGGTGCTCAAACTGGCCCTGCGCACCGTGCCCACCCTGCTGGAGCAGCTCGGCACGCAGCTCGGACATGATCCGCTGGAAGGCGTCGACCGCATCATCCCGCACCAGGCGTCGGCCGCCGCGCTGCACGCGATGAACCGCCTGGGCTGGCAGCCCCGCCTGGAAGTCACGCTGCCCCACACGGGCAACCTGATCGCCGCCTCGCTCCCCGTGGCCCTCCACCGCGCCATCGAGAGCGGCCGCCTGAGAGCGGGCCAGCGGGCCCTGCTGCTCGGCACGGGCGCCGGATTGATCACGGGAGGCGCGATCCTCGACCTGTGA
- a CDS encoding glycosyltransferase: MTPRPVLPLACLAFIAARLAVLAVNACTFPRLRPAPPGAPPTPATLLIPMRNEAANVPRFLPGVLDQLDEHTTLLILDDHSTDGTAGLCRALIASHGQHDRAQVLAGADLPPGWGGKAWACAQLADLALQRDALLVFTDADVLWAPGALRAVLAERRRQRVGLLTVLPRPLPLPLGAEVLTPLVDEVVLSWLPFPLLRTRPSLLTTANGQLLLLTPHAYRAAGGHAGVRAAMLEDTTLARHAKAAGLPVGQALGGHLIGVQMYASYWASVRGFAKNAVAVHLGSRALMLALGAAYTLTHTLSFLLPGPLWRLVAACSLLERPLVALLTGRGGRAALRGLALSPLTAPLAWPAYALALRGRVPWKGRLHPEQT, encoded by the coding sequence GTGACGCCGCGCCCTGTCCTGCCCCTTGCGTGTCTGGCCTTCATCGCCGCGCGGCTGGCGGTGCTGGCGGTCAACGCCTGCACGTTTCCCCGGCTGCGCCCCGCGCCCCCAGGCGCGCCCCCCACCCCGGCCACACTGCTCATTCCCATGCGGAACGAGGCGGCGAACGTGCCGCGCTTTCTGCCAGGGGTGCTCGATCAGCTCGACGAGCACACCACGCTGCTGATCCTCGACGACCACAGCACCGATGGGACGGCCGGCCTCTGCCGGGCGCTGATCGCCTCTCATGGCCAGCACGACCGGGCTCAGGTGCTGGCCGGAGCGGATCTGCCGCCCGGGTGGGGGGGCAAGGCCTGGGCCTGTGCGCAACTCGCGGATCTCGCGCTCCAGCGGGACGCGCTGCTCGTCTTCACCGATGCCGACGTGCTGTGGGCGCCCGGCGCCCTCCGGGCCGTGCTGGCCGAACGTCGCCGCCAGCGGGTGGGCCTGCTGACCGTTCTGCCGCGCCCGCTGCCCCTGCCGCTCGGGGCGGAGGTGCTGACCCCGCTGGTCGACGAGGTGGTGCTGAGCTGGCTGCCCTTTCCGCTGCTGCGCACCCGCCCCTCCCTGCTCACCACCGCCAACGGCCAGCTGCTGCTGCTGACTCCGCACGCCTACCGCGCTGCCGGAGGGCACGCCGGGGTCCGGGCGGCCATGCTGGAAGACACCACGCTGGCCCGCCATGCCAAGGCCGCCGGCCTTCCCGTCGGTCAGGCCCTCGGTGGACACCTGATCGGCGTGCAGATGTACGCCTCGTACTGGGCGTCCGTGCGCGGGTTCGCGAAGAACGCCGTGGCCGTCCACCTGGGTTCGCGGGCGCTGATGCTGGCGCTGGGCGCCGCCTACACCCTGACGCACACCCTGAGTTTCCTGCTGCCGGGGCCGCTGTGGCGACTGGTGGCCGCGTGCTCCCTGCTCGAGCGTCCGCTGGTCGCCCTGCTCACCGGACGTGGCGGGAGGGCCGCCCTGCGGGGGCTCGCACTATCCCCCCTGAC